In Anticarsia gemmatalis isolate Benzon Research Colony breed Stoneville strain chromosome 5, ilAntGemm2 primary, whole genome shotgun sequence, the following are encoded in one genomic region:
- the upSET gene encoding SET domain-containing protein upSET isoform X2 encodes MSATSEYEPAARQDYGPTTSSENVYEHVLDHKLADMNVQSVRTPVLRAVPLSPTEGDPEPDSTNPESIIQSVHKVDKEVEYHIAEKRCDTDMSVDSLSGLVRIEEAIDNVGRIAYPILQEADDSNDGNYVENATTLIQAPLNTAIVQNVTKLPQNFTINVDAAVGNITSIQNVQDVSGNQTLWLPTILATSAPTNDTKTDDDRSQAGVSQIIITSESYVNDSNQTGRRANIVTETNFISRPKTSKVQILSNISIPKNPSYNQQYITGKEIASVYGTQNHVYKLSNSVLSAKPQKNQSLIGCSTMSSNVVNNSPIKNVPYSHTFTKSTNLNKTLNKVNNGANLNAMVAASSGNTQCHILSRVVSGPNKMSVHSGRKSVNTFKGSKNSGQVSNQKNQSRPIKIIQQTSLDYSANKSEGKSWPVASVTYKSTQPSYGVVDSNASKIIQKVGSPTHKSQPMSLSKFPSKGERLVLQSPCGPVLLSTAPISTSLPKGPHYVQSGSTPNLRYVQTYGSSDNQISSVSQVSANQQLTAQILQSLSQPKLLLQPSPTPVNHNITSLPPPPEEPIETKPVHQKRIVVGDKTTLLTEDDIIGMEERPNLSEELRRYSFQPLAFVMLDHTYAQPAQKQPVATPPTTPVSTAPPPVIVSPPITTAPMSPLKRNSPVIMSTASYDMPSTVPTSIAGTPTPVSSIQMTPMTYKPQAPPPPDDDAASVISSIDGDRRQANRGGSDTETAPEGEEEGKTRCICDFTHDDGYMICCDRCGEWQHVDCMGIDRQNIPDAYMCELCLPRPIDRRHARAIQLRKREELSALGASDSDSSEGGRAGTGQKRKRLLTVTTYTNTSGSCVTTYNSTVPVLPPLPQPSLALPKRGPKRPKKPEVVRKSGKRKLTEKRVKRKKELLLSRSKYSSSLSNQSHFQDSYELAVTNHYSPELRAKIMKYSNKLGNTPNMAYAMNAHLCTTVPHAGGKILIATKDLKENTPVIELRGKYMLSNQHRPQLQNSARAGSQKPGPFVFFYRLPKDNTQICIDTRTYGNEARFVRRSCKPNAELQHCIVKGTLHVYLVSIGVVQANTEITVGHDSDGSKQPCACGNPKHCKVNGLNTLPPRKSVDYPPREKRSRNRCFSSSSPVSPPLTPAVTTPLKEYAPHLPLVKSEKKSPMQIKHEYPPLSPVKSAVMALNFDEPPPPEPEPIEDVKPEIDLIAKEEMKPEDIDELDYCKVEPPVEKFEESVKEEPIIPQEVEEPILEKPKPLTPEKKEETKEVKQESEDTYSDDEKPDKPVKEKVEEKKPKEEPERKEIKELKELRELKKELKELKEPKLEDDRPATREFTAKSACHDRSSRSSRTTCVNQDSLDDKTDDSQDKIQTSSKEKDKRKMTREERKMEAIMKAIERMEKAEQRKQEVKERQKRRESDPHPNANDKDDDEEIHNTSKKRKKRKGRARTTSQSNRRRLNSADSDMVTSGDEAPHTPLSPPRALPPHRRDSAIPPPDNDRNDGVNEEIGLSSACLLVEAAVGSVESAFKLPKTKKTMATEWIGRSPERTPSPYRSPYRHALVSAPSLESLVKVASTMIGDLSGGQDIDHEDDTRASPPRTPGRDRNRPPKKAKRITRSTPPAEVVEVVQPVIPQHSAKKRWLRQAISEESDSPSADVFVSESPPNEMVTPLKKRRLARESLSCEQNTIVPCNDETSPILTSEDSPVKDDNQAMSRQYKVRNIMDSIYGRDRTRSDSGQGSDDQCNMDNEVLNMNIKGPHDSENIRRIIGVPTPEDEIPPEIIPKPEDKSNNNNVELEESNYNKVVPMEIDTTIPAQPKIQESLDVNNIDPKGIESPNDKLNSCQSADTSGNSSPQRDEMDDIQKKIHSFHTENIQILKSRNKKPPKEKRKKVNLNFDLNMVDDQISIQLRTEDTNSKAIEVNGDIHDDMSNSVHDDVKLHVSPENIPLPPVESIPILAPENIPLPEEPSPMPVVPPPETIPLPEEPMKPVKILRPVSPVVEKPRENSEKPFTIDRPSVLENSTLPFSSRFSSTGLFSGIFSNMSQPYLDSSINENVPSMSIIKSAIDRTTILDSSLFEKDSITPADELKNVQDILTRVNNMDSNNSVILSGVLSSSNKSSLLAPSPKPVSKPYCPRTNDPRLNPPPVEKPKPVRRKLSITEYRKRHKGVAGGEEGGGGDASEAGDGVPGEGGVEWSSESSGAGSLSPQRLDAAAAAAADELEQRLHRELTASHMPKGVFDAQPTASERQRENLSSRLRREFGLALPDDEEARPPTENTGMDDWTHKSDMGNNITCVGQTGLVIGGGIAPLAPTGTISACSSNSTFFTRHDGVNGVVGYSPDTSNCDIKHFDQIGYSTSYGHKGPKGLKWGRRGV; translated from the exons GATTACGGGCCGACCACCTCCAGTGAAAATGTCTATGAGCATGTATTGGATCACAAACTAGCAGATATGAATGTACAAAGTGTCAGAACTCCTGTATTGAGGGCTGTGCCCTTGTCTCCCACTGAAGGTGATCCAGAACCTGACTCCACAAATCCTGAAAGTATCATTCAATCTGTGCACAAAGTAGATAAAGAAGTAGAATATCACATTGCTGAAAAACGTTGTGATACAGACATGTCTGTGGATTCCCTTTCTGGTCTTGTGAGAATAGAAGAAGCCATAGATAATGTAGGACGCATAGCTTATCCTATATTGCAGGAGGCAGATGACTCAAATGATGGCAATTATGTTGAAAATGCTACCACTCTCATTCAAGCTCCTTTGAACACAGCCATTGTACAAAATGTAACTAAGCTGCCACAAAACTTCACCATTAATGTTGATGCAGCTGTTGGAAACATCACATCTATTCAAAATGTGCAAGATGTATCTGGAAACCAAACATTATGGCTACCCACAATACTTGCAACCAGTGCCCCTACAAATGACACCAAGACAGATGACGATAGATCTCAAGCTGGTGTGTCACAAATCATCATCACCAGTGAAAGTTATGTGAATGATTCTAACCAGACTGGCAGAAGAGCAAATATTGTTACAGAGACCAACTTCATAAGCCGACCAAAGACATCAAAAGTCCAGATTTTGAGCAACATCTCTATCCCTAAGAACCCAAGCTATAATCAACAATACATAACGGGCAAAGAGATAGCTTCTGTATATGGAACACAAAACCATGTGTACAAACTCAGTAACTCAGTACTGTCAGCTAAACCCCAGAAAAATCAGTCTTTGATTGGTTGCTCTACAATGTCATCAAATGTGGTCAATAATAGTCCTATCAAGAATGTGCCCTACAGTCACACATTTACTAAAAGcacaaacttaaataaaactttgaataaGGTAAACAATGGTGCTAATTTAAATGCTATGGTCGCTGCTTCCTCTGGCAACACACAATGCCATATATTATCTCGTGTTGTCTCTGGACCAAATAAGATGTCGGTACATTCTGGAAGGAAATCTGTCAATACTTTTAAAGGATCTAAGAACTCTGGGCAAGTCTCAAATCAAAAGAATCAGTCAAGGCCGATTAAGATCATACAACAGACTAGCTTAGACTACTCAGCTAACAAATCTGAAGGAAAGTCTTGGCCTGTCGCCAGCGTCACATATAAGAGCACGCAGCCAAGTTATGGAGTTGTTGATTCTAATGCTTCAAAAATTATCCAAAAAGTTGGTAGTCCTACACATAAGAGCCAACCCATGTCTCTCTCAAAGTTCCCTTCTAAAGGGGAGCGCTTAGTGTTACAGTCTCCTTGTGGGCCAGTTTTATTATCTACAGCACCAATCAGTACGAGTTTACCTAAAGGGCCCCACTATGTTCAATCAGGCTCAACACCTAATTTGCGTTACGTTCAGACATATGGCTCATCAGATAACCAGATATCATCAGTATCACAAGTGTCTGCCAATCAGCAACTCACAGCACAGATTCTACAATCACTATCACAGCCCAAACTGCTGTTACAGCCAAGTCCGACACCTGTCAACCATAACATCACAAGTTTGCCTCCTCCCCCTGAAGAACCCATTGAGACTAAACCAGTTCATCAAAAAAGAATAGTTGT TGGCGATAAGACTACGTTATTAACAGAGGACGATATAATCGGTATGGAAGAGAGACCTAATCTTTCGGAAGAGCTTAGAAGATATTCTTTCCAACCTTTAGCATTTGTGATGTTAGATCACACATATGCTCAACCTGCCCAGAAGCAACCTGTCGCCACGCCACCCACTACTCCCGTGTCCACTGCTCCACCACCAGTGATAGTCTCACCTCCCATTACCACAGCTCCTATGAGTCCACTAAAACGCAATTCGCCAGTTATAATGTCTACAGCCTCATACGATATGCCTTCGACAGTGCCTACCAGTATTGCTGGAACTCCTACTCCTGTTTCTTCTATACAAATGACTCCGATGACATACAAGCCACAAGCGCCGCCCCCACCTGATGATGATGCTGCATCTGTGATATCTTCAATAGATGGAGACCGACGTCAAGCGAATAGAGGCGGTAGTGATACAGAAACTGCCCCAGAGGGAGAGGAAGAAGGTAAAACTCGTTGCATTTGCGATTTCACCCACGATGATGGCTACATGATATGTTGTGATCGCTGTGGTGAGTGGCAACACGTAGACTGCATGGGAATTGACCGTCAGAATATACCGGATGCGTACATGTGTGAACTTTGTTTACCGAGACCGATAGACCGACGTCACGCACGTGCCATACAATTAAGAAAGAGAGAAGAACTGAGCGCTCTTGGCGCCTCAGATTCGGACTCATCGGAAGGTGGTCGAGCTGGAACTGGTCAGAAAAGAAAACGGTTACTCACAGTCACCACATATACGAACACAAGTGGTTCGTGTGTTACTACTTATAACTCGACCGTCCCAGTGTTGCCACCTTTGCCACAACCTTCACTTGCATTACCTAAACGTGGACCCAAGCGACCGAAGAAACCAGAAGTTGTAAGAAAGAGTGGAAAAAGAAAACTTACAGAAAAACGAGTGAAGCGCAAAAAGGAACTATTATTGAGTAGAAGTAAATACAGCTCTAGTTTATCAAATCAATCTCATTTCCAAGATTCATATGAGCTGGCTGTAACGAATCATTACAGCCCTGAACTAAGAGCTAAAATAATGAAGTACAGCAATAAATTAGGGAACACACCCAATATGGCGTATGCCATGAACGCGCATTTATGTACAACTGTACCTCACGCTGGTGGCAAGATTTTAATTGCCACAAAGGACTTGAAAGAAAATACGCCAGTTATAGAATTAAGAGGCAAATACATGTTATCGAACCAGCACAGGCCGCAGTTACAGAACTCTGCTAGAGCTGGCAGTCAAAAACCTGGACCATTTGTCTTTTTCTACAGATTACCTAAAGATAACACACAAATATGTATAGATACAAGAACGTACGGAAATGAAGCGAGGTTTGTTCGAAGATCGTGTAAACCTAATGCTGAATTACAACATTGTATAGTTAAGGGTACATTACATGTTTATTTAGTGTCTATAGGAGTCGTGCAAGCTAATACAGAGATTACGGTAGGACACGATTCCGACGGTAGTAAACAGCCGTGCGCATGTGGCAATCCTAAACATTGTAAAGTGAATGGTCTGAACACTTTACCGCCACGAAAAAGCGTGGATTATCCGCCTAGAGAGAAACGAAGCAGAAATAGATGCTTTAGTTCTTCGTCTCCAGTATCTCCGCCACTCACACCAGCTGTTACAACGCCTTTGAAGGAATACGCGCCACATCTTCCTCTAGTAAAATCTGAGAAAAAATCTCCAATGCAGATCAAACACGAATATCCTCCATTATCTCCTGTCAAATCAGCAGTGATGGCGTTAAATTTCGATGAGCCTCCCCCACCAGAGCCAGAACCAATTGAGGATGTAAAACCTGAAATAGATCTGATAGCTAAAGAAGAAATGAAACCAGAAGATATTGACGAATTGGATTACTGTAAAGTTGAACCACCTGTCGAGAAATTTGAAGAAAGTGTAAAAGAAGAACCAATCATTCCTCAAGAGGTAGAAGAACCAATACTTGAAAAGCCCAAGCCTTTAACACCAGAGAAAAAGGAAGAAACAAAAGAGGTCAAACAAGAATCTGAAGATACGTATTCTGATGACGAGAAACCAGATAAACCAGTGAAAGAGAAAGTGGAAGAGAAGAAACCGAAAGAAGAGCCGGAACGGAAGGAAATAAAAGAACTTAAAGAGCTGAGAGAACTCAAAAAAGAACTTAAAGAACTTAAGGAACCTAAATTGGAAGATGATAGACCAGCGACGAGAGAGTTCACAGCAAAGTCAGCGTGTCACGACAGATCATCACGATCGAGTCGCACGACTTGCGTCAACCAAGACTCGCTGGACGATAAAACGGATGACTCCCAAGATAAGATACAGACTTCTAGCAAAGAGAAGGATAAGAGAAAGATG ACGCGCGAGGAACGTAAAATGGAAGCTATAATGAAGGCGATAGAACGCATGGAAAAAGCTGAACAGCGCAAACAAGAAGTTAAAGAGAGGCAAAAGCGACGAGAGTCAGACCCTCACCCCAACGCGAACGATAAAGACGACGATGAAGAAATACACAACACATCGAAAAAGAGGAAAAA ACGTAAAGGCCGAGCGCGCACTACATCCCAGTCGAACCGTCGGCGTCTGAACTCAGCTGATAGTGACATGGTGACCTCGGGTGACGAGGCGCCACATACACCCCTCAGCCCGCCGCGAGCTCTGCCACCACATAGAAGGGATAGTGCAATACCTCCTCCGGACAACGACAGAAATGATGGGGTCAACGAG GAAATCGGCCTAAGTTCAGCGTGTTTATTAGTAGAAGCGGCCGTCGGGTCGGTCGAATCCGCCTTCAAATTGCCAAAAACGAAGAAGACAATGGCGACGGAATGGATAGGTCGGTCGCCGGAGCGCACACCTTCGCCTTACAGGTCGCCCTACAGACATGCCTTAGTTTCCGCGCCATCGTTAGAAAGTTTAGTCAAAGTTGCTTCCACCATGATCGGGGACTTGAGTGGTGGTCAGGACATTGACCACGAGGACGACACTAGAGCGTCTCCACCCAGAACACCGGGCAGGGACAGGAATAGACCACCGAAAAAAGCGAAGAGGATTACTAGGAGTACACCGCCTGCAGAGGTCGTCGAAGTTGTCCAACCGGTGATACCGCAACACAGTGCCAAGAAACGATGGTTGAGACAAGCCATCAGTGAGGAAAGCGACTCGCCCTCTGCAG ATGTATTTGTTTCAGAATCACCGCCCAACGAAATGGTAACACCATTGAAGAAGAGGCGGTTAGCAAGAGAATCCTTATCTTGCGAACAGAACACTATTGTGCCT tgTAATGACGAAACTTCGCCTATTTTAACGTCTGAAGACTCGCCAGTCAAAGACGACAATCAAGCAATGTCACGCCAATACAAAGTGAGAAATATTATGGATAGTATTTACGGTAGGGATAGAACTCGGTCGGACAGTGGCCAGGGGTCCGATGATCAGTGCAATATGGACAACGAAGTGCTAAACATGAACATTAAAGGACCTCATGACAGTGAAAATATTAGGAGAATAATAGGTGTGCCGACGCCCGAGGACGAGATACCGCCTGAAATAATACCAAAACCTGAAGACaagagtaataataataatgtagaaCTGGAAGAAAGCAATTACAACAAAGTGGTGCCAATGGAAATTGATACTACGATACCTGCACAACCAAAAATACAGGAGTCATTGGATGTCAATAACATTGACCCTAAAGGAATTGAGAGTCCCAATGACAAGCTGAACAGCTGTCAGTCTGCCGACACGAGCGGCAACTCGTCGCCACAACGCGACGAGATGGACGACATACAGAAGAAAATACACTCATTCCACAcagaaaacatacaaatactTAAGAGCAGAAATAAAAAACCGCCCAAAGAGAAGCGGAAGAAAGTCAATTTGAACTTCGATCTTAATATGGTTGACGATCAAATCAGTATTCAGTTAAGAACGGAGGACACGAACTCTAAGGCGATAGAGGTGAACGGAGACATTCACGACGACATGAGCAATTCCGTTCACGACGATGTTAAATTACACGTGTCTCCAGAGAATATCCCTCTGCCGCCGGTCGAGTCAATACCAATACTCGCTCCGGAGAATATACCGCTACCTGAAGAACCGAGCCCGATGCCTGTGGTACCGCCTCCTGAGACCATCCCCCTGCCGGAAGAGCCCATGAAGCCGGTGAAAATCCTCCGACCGGTGTCACCCGTTGTGGAGAAACCGAGAGAAAACAGCGAGAAACCGTTCACCATAGACAGGCCATCTGTGTTGGAGAATTCGACGCTTCCGTTCTCATCGCGTTTTAGTTCAACGGGTTTATTCTCGGGAATCTTCAGCAACATGTCTCAGCCGTACTTGGACAGTTCAATAAACGAGAACGTTCCGAGCATGTCAATAATAAAGAGTGCAATAGATAGGACTACAATATTAGATAGTAGTTTGTTTGAAAAGGACAGTATTACGCCGGCGGATGAGTTGAAGAACGTGCAAGATATATTAACGCGAGTGAATAATATGGACTCAAATAACAGTGTGATATTATCGGGGGTGTTGAGTAGTTCGAACAAGTCGAGCTTGCTGGCGCCGTCGCCCAAACCCGTCAGCAAGCCGTACTGTCCGCGGACCAACGATCCCAGACTGAATCCTCCGCCTGTAGAAAAACCTAAACCTGTTAGAAGGAAG CTCTCTATAACCGAGTACCGCAAGCGGCACAAGGGGGTGGCCGGTGGTGAAGAGGGTGGGGGTGGCGATGCCAGTGAAGCGGGTGATGGTGTCCCGGGCGAGGGTGGCGTGGAGTGGTCTTCCGAGTCTTCCGGCGCGGGGTCGTTGTCCCCGCAGAGACTGGATGCtgccgccgccgcggccgctGACGAACTCGAGCAGCGGTTGCACCGGGAACTGACAGCTTCACACATGCCTAAAG GTGTGTTCGACGCACAGCCAACCGCATCGGAGCGCCAGCGGGAGAACCTCAGTTCGCGGTTACGGCGGGAGTTCGGCCTCGCCTTACCTGACGACGAGGAAGCGAGACCTCCTACCGAAAACACCGGTATGGACGATTGGACTCATAAGTCCGATATGGGCAATAATATTACCTGTGTAGGACAAACCGGCCTCGTTATTGGAGGCGGAATTGCCCCTTTAGCTCCCACGGGGACTATCTCTGCCTGCAGTAGCAATAGCACGTTCTTCACCAGACACGATGGAGTAAATGGCGTCGTGGGATATAGTCCAGACACGTCGAATTgtgatataaaacattttgaccAAATCGGATACAGTACGTCCTATGGGCATAAGGGGCCGAAAGGGTTAAAATGGGGAAGGAGaggtgtataa